One genomic window of Leptospira paudalimensis includes the following:
- a CDS encoding sulfatase-like hydrolase/transferase, protein MGPNQAPFFPIRIFKISLYYSVFFYLFFLLFNTSFTIMGVDVGDFLKQYLGAFFGVYLTTTAKVFAVSLFIHTSLFSLVNLGFSLWNRSVVKWYFLVGSVLFIECLALFQSMIMFPQIYGEFFFFRYPSFAPFLYFLTDTISPMFLNFVLGILVLLLFVILGRHVYLHKNKESFFAILHVLVLGFLHSNGLYLIGLLYFVFVILQGKHYQNVHIKTYGVLLIFLLFLYGLPSLWMGISSFRYSEEKGKPPIFILSADSLRYDKIGAKINGQSITPNIDLFTKDSFVFHDHHTTIPRTFPSWADTLTGKYSMEHKVRDMFPSPEEKQRIGSPSFPTLQQILKKIGYDHFAIGSFAADIFPRANFGFDEVYAPNFNARIMTVQRTAETQILMMPFLVGSWFSGEKYLEELDGLSTWGDGDRLLKRFDSLVSERGNSPYSITYFSSVIHFPYTPAYPHYKRFTNPHYYGKYKYLKFVDPTDSSLPNQEEISQIRSLFDSAVYAFDQEFGEMVGYLKSKGIYDDAIIILTADHGEALYEDIHGQGHGEHLRGESVTHVPLMIKFPKSSKFESVPPIEKNFDGITSSIDLVPTLLDYFEIPSQLEYPGKSLLTILGQKDWNEDRFVYSETGIWFSDVGNHFFQKQRIPYPNILSLHQVVPEEDYQIMITDPIYRETIAFSKHRSIQNSNYKLIYIPTREGVRFEFYDRKKDPLNKNNLYPNHPMASKMRETLYKTVVKWESASLAGEYLIPSSLSDINEN, encoded by the coding sequence ATGGGTCCGAACCAAGCCCCTTTTTTCCCCATCCGAATTTTTAAAATTTCCCTCTATTATTCAGTTTTTTTTTATCTATTCTTTCTCCTCTTTAATACCAGCTTTACAATTATGGGTGTCGACGTTGGCGACTTCCTTAAACAATACTTAGGTGCCTTTTTTGGTGTTTATTTGACCACTACGGCTAAGGTTTTTGCCGTTTCTCTTTTTATCCATACAAGTTTATTCTCACTAGTGAACTTAGGTTTCTCCTTATGGAATCGTTCAGTTGTTAAATGGTATTTCTTGGTTGGAAGTGTTTTATTCATCGAATGTTTGGCTCTTTTCCAATCAATGATCATGTTCCCTCAAATTTATGGGGAATTTTTCTTCTTTCGGTATCCTAGTTTTGCACCATTTCTTTATTTTTTAACTGATACCATCTCACCAATGTTTCTCAATTTTGTTTTGGGGATATTGGTTTTACTTCTCTTTGTAATTTTAGGCCGCCATGTTTACCTTCATAAAAACAAAGAAAGTTTTTTTGCCATCTTACATGTTTTGGTGTTAGGCTTTCTCCATTCCAATGGATTGTACTTAATTGGATTACTTTATTTTGTTTTTGTGATATTGCAAGGGAAACACTATCAGAATGTTCATATCAAAACATATGGCGTATTACTCATTTTCCTTTTGTTTTTATATGGTTTGCCAAGTTTATGGATGGGAATATCTTCCTTCCGTTACTCTGAAGAAAAAGGAAAACCACCTATCTTCATCTTATCTGCAGATTCATTACGTTACGATAAAATTGGTGCAAAGATCAATGGCCAATCCATCACACCCAATATCGATTTATTTACAAAAGATAGTTTTGTATTTCATGACCACCATACAACGATTCCACGAACTTTCCCAAGTTGGGCAGACACTCTAACTGGTAAATACTCGATGGAACATAAAGTTCGAGACATGTTTCCGTCACCGGAAGAAAAACAAAGGATTGGGTCTCCTTCCTTTCCAACACTCCAACAAATCCTAAAAAAAATTGGATACGATCATTTTGCCATTGGTAGTTTTGCCGCTGACATATTTCCAAGAGCCAACTTTGGTTTTGATGAAGTATATGCTCCAAATTTTAATGCAAGGATCATGACGGTCCAAAGGACAGCAGAAACACAAATTCTAATGATGCCATTCCTTGTAGGTTCTTGGTTTTCGGGAGAAAAATACTTAGAAGAACTTGATGGACTTTCCACTTGGGGAGATGGGGATCGTTTACTCAAACGCTTTGATTCTTTGGTGAGTGAAAGAGGAAACTCTCCTTATTCCATTACCTATTTTTCCAGTGTAATCCATTTTCCATACACACCTGCCTACCCACATTACAAACGTTTTACGAATCCTCATTATTATGGGAAATATAAGTATCTTAAATTTGTAGATCCGACGGATTCCAGTCTTCCCAATCAGGAAGAAATCTCTCAAATCCGAAGCTTATTTGATAGCGCAGTTTATGCCTTTGACCAAGAATTTGGTGAAATGGTTGGTTATTTAAAATCAAAAGGAATTTATGATGATGCGATCATCATTTTAACTGCCGATCACGGAGAAGCACTGTATGAAGACATCCATGGGCAAGGGCATGGTGAACACCTTCGTGGTGAATCTGTCACCCATGTCCCTTTGATGATCAAATTTCCGAAATCATCCAAGTTTGAATCCGTTCCCCCGATTGAAAAAAATTTCGATGGCATTACCTCCAGTATTGATTTAGTTCCCACTCTTTTGGATTATTTTGAAATCCCTTCCCAATTGGAATACCCAGGCAAATCCTTATTAACCATTCTTGGGCAAAAGGACTGGAATGAAGATCGATTTGTTTATTCTGAGACTGGAATTTGGTTTTCCGATGTTGGTAACCATTTTTTCCAAAAACAGAGAATCCCATATCCGAATATTTTATCACTGCACCAAGTTGTTCCGGAAGAAGACTACCAAATCATGATCACTGATCCCATTTATCGTGAAACGATAGCATTTTCAAAACACAGAAGCATTCAAAATTCAAATTACAAATTGATCTATATTCCCACGAGGGAAGGTGTCAGGTTTGAGTTCTATGATCGAAAGAAAGATCCATTGAACAAAAATAATTTATACCCCAATCATCCAATGGCTTCCAAAATGAGAGAAACCTTATATAAAACTGTAGTGAAGTGGGAGAGTGCTTCACTGGCAGGAGAATATTTAATCCCCAGTTCTTTATCAGATATCAATGAAAATTAA
- a CDS encoding alpha-2-macroglobulin family protein, with product MFFRFRIFLSVFLSLILVRSDFSQATPPSIEFFTPNGFIKEPKQVTARFTKPMVALGDVRPETEIFKVNCPFPGTSRFIDSTTWVYEFEKELPGGVECSFVLKEGIKSFSGEKIQGERSFGFHTGGPSVKYATPYQESTIAEDQVFLLHLDGKPDLGSFQKFAYFRSEELGNRIPVVLISGSERKTFLQSMGKKDKEETIVLKAKQTFLPEKQIQLVLGKGIKSIWGGAIPEDEVLTFTVRPVFSARFSCERTTADANCIPILPVSLSFNSPVSQELIEKIKLVDKDGKEYPKQKVTNKGNEYSDWVSFPGPFPENTEFQIKIPDIVDDANRSLANSAAFPLKFKTDEFPPLAKFSAKFGILESKANPALPVTLRNLEASLPVKSTSLGMGAKSQKTMDIVEIQKWFQTLSKVERNQSVFQSPASNAKVNSFQLPKPNGKKPMEVVGIPFDSPGFYVVELTSEVLANHLFAQGEGKKMYVSSAALVTNLSPHFKWGKDTSLVWVTSLDTGLPEAGVQIKILDCSGNIRGAGITGKDGTMLFGNINFQEVPYCGYHELGSGLTVFAQKNDDISFTSSTWEKGIESWRYQLPQTSAGYANYLESIVLDRTLFKKGETVHLKHVRRSFGNKGLIPAEPKDYPNTVVIKHEGSGESYTTPLVWSFPGHAESEFKIPKNAKHGVYLVTYPYNQEDTSYGRTITQFRVEEFRLPVLKGNIQLSSESQNLVSPKETKVLFGLEYLSGGGASLVPVKIRSQVVPGYYSPKEEYSEFTFSPETIKEGKWKVSGYEEEEVEETKPKVLSTNAKMDTKGFLEYKFENLKSIPGYGNFQVEMEYADPTGEIHTIARSFPVSLSEVHLGILPDGWYFTEDKVKLQLVVLDAKDKPVPSQKIKVNAYKKEFYSNRKRLVGGFYAYEHYEEVNQLGEFCEGKTDNKGILICEGKSPATGDIVFVAETKDKNGNQTNSTYNVWVSSKEEVWFDVSDHNRMDILPEKRSVEIGDTIKVQVRSPFREGTALVSLEREGVIDYFVTPVSGKDPFINIPIKKEYAPNVYVSVFLVRGRMGDPKPTGLVDLAKPSYRLGLSMLKVGYKPYSLSVSVTPNKKQYQVRETAEVELEIKSSDGKIPTESTEVTLAVVDEALLELSPNPTWNLLDAMMGTRPLQVVTSTAQSQIIGKRHFGLKAKPEGGGGGKQSTRSLFETLLYWKGKVIVGKDGKYKFSFPLNDSLTSFRIVAVASSGPKEFGTGMAKIQTSQKIQTFSGIPPVVRMGDNLQHEVTLRNASETKEQLRLRLSVVDTKNGSEFKTELETKSAMLSPGESKVITWDLTVPEEIVKRKFSLEVSSPNGTVMDSLSVEQNVIPAFTERVYQAGLLLYETPFKESAQTPPGSKPNTGKMVWKASPTILTSTSGIQKYFQTYPYSCMEQRVSKAIGLRSDVLWNDVLADLNSFLDSDGLVKYFARMDYGSELLSAYVLTSAKLTNKTIPDEVLSKIMNGLQGFLEGRVYGERYRFGADLVVRKIIVWEALTRYQTYEWEQVRPIFDNLEFLPTASLIDLSDIYNRVNGADPKVNNRLYSVLRSKLNLQGSELIIADSGFTNPWWILGSRDYTMAKFLLWSISEPAYKKDMPRIVKAFVKMQKQGRYDSTLGNAYSVLVFDRVSKLLEGEKVSGGKVKIQTEKETLSLEPNGKQTVTQTLGMNPETFTVSYDGKGKPWLEWSVQSVLPLQTPISSGYRLKRSFEPVQMAKPGVLSKGDTIKVRLEIEADSDKTWVVVEDPIPPGSLPLGRGFGRESQVNQDKPGDTSYYLSFEEKTLSLYRAYFEYLPKGKHVIEHSYRLNHVGNFVLPPTRVEAMYSPETHAEWPNEIVRISENKD from the coding sequence ATGTTCTTTCGATTCCGCATTTTTTTGTCCGTTTTTCTTTCGCTTATTTTGGTGAGATCCGATTTTTCCCAAGCGACTCCACCTTCCATTGAATTTTTTACTCCCAACGGTTTTATCAAAGAACCCAAACAAGTAACAGCACGTTTTACAAAACCCATGGTGGCCCTGGGTGATGTCCGCCCAGAAACTGAAATTTTCAAAGTGAATTGTCCTTTTCCTGGAACCAGTCGCTTCATTGACTCTACCACTTGGGTGTATGAATTTGAAAAAGAATTACCAGGTGGAGTGGAATGTTCCTTTGTATTAAAAGAGGGAATTAAGTCATTTAGCGGAGAGAAAATACAAGGAGAAAGATCGTTTGGATTCCACACAGGTGGTCCATCAGTTAAGTACGCAACACCTTACCAAGAAAGTACAATTGCGGAAGACCAAGTATTTTTATTACACTTAGATGGAAAACCCGACCTTGGTAGTTTTCAAAAATTTGCCTATTTCCGTTCGGAAGAATTAGGAAATCGAATTCCAGTGGTTCTCATCTCTGGTTCTGAACGAAAAACTTTCTTACAATCGATGGGTAAAAAGGACAAAGAAGAAACCATTGTTTTAAAAGCCAAACAAACGTTTTTGCCAGAAAAACAAATCCAACTTGTTCTTGGGAAAGGCATTAAGTCTATATGGGGTGGTGCCATTCCAGAAGATGAAGTTCTCACTTTCACAGTAAGACCCGTATTTTCTGCACGTTTTAGTTGTGAGAGGACAACAGCTGATGCAAATTGTATTCCAATCCTTCCAGTAAGTTTATCTTTTAATTCTCCCGTCTCACAAGAGTTAATTGAAAAAATTAAATTGGTAGATAAGGATGGAAAGGAATATCCAAAACAAAAAGTGACTAACAAAGGAAACGAATATTCGGATTGGGTAAGTTTTCCTGGTCCTTTCCCAGAAAACACCGAGTTTCAAATTAAAATTCCCGACATAGTTGATGATGCAAACAGAAGTTTGGCGAATAGTGCTGCCTTCCCATTAAAATTTAAAACAGATGAGTTTCCACCGCTTGCAAAATTCAGTGCAAAGTTTGGAATTTTGGAGTCAAAAGCAAATCCTGCTCTTCCAGTCACCTTACGAAACTTAGAAGCAAGTCTCCCCGTCAAATCGACTTCCTTAGGAATGGGTGCAAAAAGCCAAAAAACAATGGACATCGTGGAAATCCAAAAGTGGTTTCAAACATTATCCAAAGTCGAAAGGAACCAATCTGTTTTTCAATCACCTGCCTCCAATGCAAAAGTAAATTCCTTCCAACTACCAAAACCCAATGGCAAAAAACCAATGGAAGTCGTAGGAATTCCTTTTGATTCACCAGGTTTTTATGTAGTTGAATTAACGAGCGAAGTACTTGCAAACCATCTCTTTGCACAAGGTGAAGGAAAAAAAATGTATGTATCGAGTGCAGCCCTTGTTACTAATTTATCTCCTCATTTTAAATGGGGGAAAGATACAAGTTTAGTTTGGGTGACAAGTTTGGATACAGGTCTTCCTGAAGCTGGTGTACAAATTAAAATTTTAGATTGTAGCGGTAATATACGAGGAGCTGGGATCACTGGAAAAGATGGAACTATGCTTTTTGGAAACATCAATTTCCAAGAAGTGCCTTATTGTGGTTATCATGAGTTAGGTTCTGGTCTTACTGTTTTTGCTCAAAAAAATGATGATATCAGTTTTACTTCCAGTACATGGGAAAAAGGAATTGAAAGTTGGCGTTACCAACTCCCTCAAACAAGTGCAGGGTATGCCAATTATTTAGAATCAATTGTTCTCGATCGTACACTTTTTAAAAAAGGAGAGACAGTTCACCTGAAACACGTTAGACGAAGTTTTGGGAATAAGGGTTTAATCCCTGCAGAACCAAAAGACTATCCAAATACCGTTGTCATTAAACATGAAGGTTCAGGAGAAAGTTATACAACACCTCTAGTTTGGTCATTCCCAGGTCATGCTGAGTCCGAGTTTAAAATTCCCAAAAATGCAAAACACGGTGTTTATTTAGTCACCTATCCTTACAACCAAGAGGACACAAGTTATGGACGAACCATCACACAATTTCGTGTGGAGGAATTTCGTCTACCCGTCCTAAAGGGGAATATCCAACTATCTTCCGAATCACAAAACCTTGTATCTCCTAAAGAAACAAAAGTTCTTTTTGGATTGGAATACCTCTCGGGAGGTGGTGCCTCTCTTGTTCCTGTGAAAATCCGTTCACAAGTGGTACCTGGTTATTATAGTCCAAAAGAAGAATATTCTGAATTTACCTTTTCGCCAGAAACCATCAAAGAAGGAAAGTGGAAGGTGAGTGGGTATGAGGAAGAAGAAGTGGAAGAAACAAAACCAAAGGTGTTGTCCACAAATGCAAAAATGGATACAAAAGGATTTTTAGAATACAAATTTGAAAATCTAAAATCCATTCCAGGTTATGGTAACTTTCAAGTGGAAATGGAATATGCAGATCCTACTGGAGAAATCCATACAATCGCAAGGAGTTTTCCAGTTTCACTTTCTGAAGTTCATTTAGGAATTTTACCTGATGGATGGTATTTCACAGAAGACAAAGTAAAACTACAGTTAGTTGTTTTGGATGCAAAAGACAAACCTGTTCCGTCGCAGAAAATTAAAGTAAACGCATACAAAAAAGAATTTTATTCCAATCGAAAACGTCTCGTTGGTGGATTTTATGCTTATGAACACTATGAAGAAGTGAATCAGTTAGGAGAGTTTTGTGAAGGAAAAACTGATAACAAAGGGATTCTCATTTGTGAAGGAAAATCACCTGCTACCGGTGACATCGTTTTTGTGGCGGAAACAAAAGATAAAAATGGAAATCAAACAAACTCTACTTATAATGTATGGGTGAGTTCTAAGGAAGAAGTTTGGTTTGATGTAAGTGATCATAACCGAATGGACATCTTACCTGAAAAACGATCAGTAGAAATTGGTGATACCATCAAAGTCCAAGTGAGATCTCCCTTCCGCGAAGGAACTGCTCTTGTCAGTTTAGAGAGAGAAGGTGTGATTGATTATTTTGTTACACCAGTGAGTGGAAAAGATCCTTTTATCAACATTCCGATCAAAAAAGAATATGCTCCCAATGTTTACGTTTCTGTTTTTCTTGTGCGTGGGCGAATGGGTGATCCTAAACCTACAGGCCTTGTTGACTTAGCCAAACCTAGTTACCGATTGGGGCTTTCTATGTTGAAGGTTGGATACAAGCCGTACAGTTTGTCCGTTTCTGTCACTCCCAATAAAAAACAATACCAGGTTAGAGAAACAGCAGAAGTGGAATTGGAAATTAAATCATCAGATGGTAAAATTCCTACAGAGTCAACTGAGGTTACATTAGCAGTTGTAGACGAAGCATTATTAGAACTTTCTCCCAATCCAACTTGGAATTTATTAGATGCGATGATGGGGACAAGACCTCTGCAAGTTGTCACTTCAACAGCCCAATCCCAAATCATTGGGAAACGTCACTTTGGGCTCAAAGCAAAACCTGAAGGTGGTGGAGGAGGAAAACAATCCACTCGTTCTCTTTTTGAAACTCTACTGTATTGGAAAGGAAAGGTCATTGTAGGAAAGGATGGAAAGTATAAATTTAGTTTTCCATTAAACGACTCACTCACCAGTTTCCGTATTGTTGCCGTTGCTAGTTCTGGTCCTAAAGAATTTGGAACAGGGATGGCAAAAATCCAAACATCCCAAAAAATCCAAACATTCTCTGGAATCCCTCCCGTTGTTCGGATGGGAGATAATTTACAACACGAAGTGACTTTGCGTAATGCAAGCGAAACCAAAGAACAACTTAGGCTTCGACTGAGCGTAGTCGATACGAAAAATGGTTCCGAATTCAAAACGGAATTAGAAACCAAATCGGCTATGTTATCTCCCGGGGAATCAAAAGTGATCACTTGGGATCTGACGGTTCCGGAAGAGATCGTAAAACGTAAATTTTCATTAGAAGTATCTTCACCTAACGGAACAGTGATGGATTCTTTGTCCGTTGAACAAAATGTGATACCTGCTTTTACAGAAAGAGTGTACCAAGCAGGACTTCTGTTATATGAAACACCTTTTAAGGAATCAGCACAAACTCCTCCAGGTTCTAAACCAAATACAGGAAAGATGGTTTGGAAAGCTTCCCCTACAATTTTAACAAGTACATCTGGAATCCAAAAGTATTTTCAAACATATCCTTATTCTTGTATGGAACAAAGAGTTTCAAAAGCGATAGGTTTACGTTCAGACGTTTTATGGAATGATGTTTTAGCAGATTTAAATTCATTTTTAGATTCAGATGGACTTGTGAAGTATTTTGCACGTATGGATTATGGAAGTGAATTACTTTCTGCATATGTTTTAACATCCGCTAAACTAACAAACAAAACCATACCGGATGAAGTTTTATCAAAGATTATGAATGGTTTACAAGGATTTTTGGAAGGTAGGGTTTATGGAGAAAGGTATCGATTTGGTGCCGATCTTGTTGTCAGAAAAATCATCGTTTGGGAAGCCTTAACTCGTTACCAAACATATGAGTGGGAACAAGTGCGTCCCATTTTTGATAACTTGGAATTTTTACCGACTGCATCACTCATTGATTTATCTGATATTTACAATCGTGTGAATGGAGCGGATCCAAAAGTAAATAATCGTCTGTACAGTGTTTTGCGATCAAAATTAAATTTGCAAGGTTCTGAGTTAATCATTGCTGACTCTGGTTTTACCAACCCATGGTGGATTCTTGGAAGTAGGGATTATACTATGGCAAAATTTTTGTTATGGTCCATCTCCGAACCCGCTTACAAAAAAGATATGCCACGGATTGTCAAAGCGTTTGTCAAAATGCAAAAACAAGGAAGGTATGATAGTACACTTGGAAATGCTTATTCTGTTTTAGTTTTTGATCGTGTGAGTAAACTTCTGGAAGGTGAAAAGGTAAGTGGTGGGAAAGTCAAAATCCAAACAGAAAAAGAAACATTAAGTTTGGAACCCAATGGCAAACAAACCGTCACACAAACTCTTGGTATGAACCCTGAAACCTTCACTGTGAGTTATGATGGAAAAGGAAAACCTTGGTTGGAATGGTCTGTACAAAGTGTCCTTCCTTTACAAACTCCTATCTCCAGTGGTTACCGCCTCAAACGTTCTTTTGAACCTGTACAAATGGCAAAACCAGGTGTTTTATCCAAAGGAGATACGATCAAAGTCAGACTGGAAATTGAGGCAGACTCCGATAAAACTTGGGTGGTTGTGGAAGATCCAATTCCACCTGGATCCCTTCCTCTTGGGCGTGGGTTTGGGCGAGAATCACAGGTAAACCAAGACAAACCAGGAGATACTTCTTATTACTTAAGTTTTGAGGAAAAAACCTTGTCCCTCTACCGTGCTTATTTTGAGTACCTGCCCAAGGGAAAACATGTGATTGAACACAGTTACCGCCTAAATCACGTGGGGAATTTTGTCCTACCTCCAACACGTGTGGAAGCCATGTATTCGCCTGAAACACATGCAGAATGGCCTAACGAAATCGTGAGGATTTCGGAAAATAAGGACTAG
- a CDS encoding LA_3150 family lipoprotein has product MRKLYIISIIVLQMYCVQSKVQNTDGMTALLLNNASNGAVSDKFNNGSLVHITRADLVNLSFTGECYDSFTLVGIIVSPTNYYNTPQGGSGGILNTDLEKWNLSLSNCSSLGFSPPNNTNFGTSSQRPNSNQTFTFKMYSCDPNNNPCANNAIKASGF; this is encoded by the coding sequence ATGAGAAAATTATATATTATATCAATTATCGTATTACAGATGTATTGCGTTCAATCGAAAGTTCAAAACACAGATGGAATGACTGCCTTGTTATTAAATAATGCATCCAATGGAGCCGTATCCGATAAATTCAATAATGGATCTTTGGTCCATATCACAAGAGCGGACCTTGTGAACTTATCCTTTACAGGAGAATGTTATGACAGTTTCACACTCGTTGGAATCATTGTGAGTCCAACTAACTACTACAATACACCACAAGGTGGATCTGGTGGGATTTTGAATACGGATTTAGAAAAGTGGAATCTTTCTCTATCCAATTGTAGTTCTCTTGGATTTTCCCCTCCCAATAATACAAATTTTGGTACGAGCTCACAAAGACCAAACTCCAATCAAACATTTACCTTTAAGATGTATAGTTGTGATCCTAACAATAACCCATGTGCAAACAATGCCATTAAGGCATCGGGTTTTTGA
- a CDS encoding porin → MLQRFAMYFHFENEWILNQFSKFLTVVFTFFLFLSPMQSEEIKENEEETKTDVKEKSITVPSSFQFGGFIDSYYLYNRNLPKDTERNYTTQAVRNEEFNINLAYIDVKVEEKKYRGRIAFQWGTSVNANYAAEITTEKYSNQNSVKNIQEAYTGFKIGKDTWIDMGIFFGNIGYESWISQNNVNYTRAYALDYVPYYSSGVRLTHQFTDKLSGQVHILNGWQNITDNNKDKSFGSQLKYIFNQYFTLTLNQFVGNEAPNFERKQMRYYNNSILEWNVTDRFKLVGQFDVGAQKAKQSFEYSPWLAIYDPSLGEYRETASNAYRQWYHGTIWASFLLTPEYRLSFRVERFYDPLQVLATTGTRNGFMSNGYTTTFDILSFNPGLLRLEYVYRRSADAIFAYRDSQTSKKEDFVLVAFSLKF, encoded by the coding sequence ATGTTACAACGATTTGCAATGTATTTTCATTTTGAAAATGAATGGATACTGAATCAATTTTCAAAATTTCTTACCGTAGTTTTTACTTTTTTTCTCTTTTTATCTCCGATGCAATCAGAAGAAATCAAAGAGAATGAAGAAGAAACCAAAACTGATGTAAAAGAAAAATCTATTACCGTTCCAAGTTCCTTTCAATTCGGAGGATTTATTGATTCGTATTATCTGTACAACCGAAATCTTCCGAAAGACACAGAAAGAAATTATACAACACAAGCCGTTCGAAATGAAGAATTTAATATCAACTTAGCCTATATCGATGTCAAAGTGGAAGAAAAAAAATATAGAGGACGTATTGCCTTCCAATGGGGAACTTCGGTGAACGCTAATTATGCAGCAGAAATCACAACAGAAAAGTATTCTAATCAAAACTCAGTTAAAAATATCCAGGAAGCATATACAGGATTTAAAATCGGAAAAGACACCTGGATCGACATGGGAATTTTTTTTGGTAATATTGGATATGAATCTTGGATTTCTCAAAATAATGTAAATTATACAAGAGCTTATGCCTTAGATTATGTACCCTATTATTCCTCGGGGGTTCGTTTGACACATCAGTTTACAGACAAGTTGAGTGGACAGGTACATATCTTGAATGGTTGGCAAAACATTACAGATAATAATAAAGACAAATCATTTGGTAGCCAGTTGAAGTATATTTTTAATCAGTATTTTACTTTGACACTGAACCAATTTGTCGGGAATGAAGCACCTAACTTTGAAAGAAAACAAATGCGTTACTATAACAATTCCATTCTTGAATGGAACGTTACCGACAGATTTAAGTTAGTTGGACAATTTGATGTTGGTGCTCAGAAAGCAAAACAAAGTTTTGAATATTCCCCATGGTTGGCAATTTATGATCCAAGTTTAGGAGAATACCGAGAGACTGCTTCTAATGCATATCGCCAATGGTACCATGGAACGATTTGGGCTAGTTTTTTACTGACCCCTGAATACCGACTGAGTTTTCGAGTGGAACGATTTTATGATCCTTTACAAGTTTTGGCAACTACAGGAACTCGGAATGGTTTTATGAGTAATGGTTACACCACCACCTTTGATATCCTAAGTTTTAATCCTGGTTTATTACGATTGGAATATGTCTACCGACGTTCTGCGGATGCGATATTTGCATATCGTGATTCTCAGACTTCTAAAAAGGAAGATTTCGTTCTTGTTGCATTTTCACTGAAATTTTGA
- a CDS encoding response regulator transcription factor has product MNHDLILLVDDDSAIRKMLRIALEAKGYHILEAISKKETIESIALHSPKLVLLDLQLPDGNGLEVIKEVRTFSEVPFIVLSVMNAEADKIALLDAGADDYITKPFSMGELLARIRTAFRRLPVEDTPTNWENENLIIDFSNHQVCKNNQSIKLTPTEFQILTYLVKNSGKTITHEMLIKAIWGDLAQNEMNSLRVHITQLRKKIEDTPNQPKWITTVPGIGYLWLK; this is encoded by the coding sequence ATGAATCATGATTTGATCCTTTTGGTTGATGATGATAGTGCCATTCGAAAGATGTTACGAATTGCACTTGAGGCAAAAGGTTATCATATCCTCGAAGCGATATCCAAAAAAGAAACAATTGAATCCATCGCACTGCATTCTCCAAAGTTAGTTTTACTCGACTTACAATTACCTGATGGGAACGGATTGGAAGTGATCAAGGAAGTTAGAACCTTTTCAGAGGTTCCCTTTATTGTTTTGTCTGTGATGAATGCAGAAGCGGATAAAATTGCCTTACTCGATGCAGGTGCAGATGATTATATCACAAAACCGTTTAGTATGGGAGAACTCCTTGCGAGGATACGCACTGCTTTTCGACGATTGCCTGTCGAGGATACTCCCACAAATTGGGAAAACGAAAACTTAATCATCGATTTTTCCAATCACCAAGTTTGCAAAAACAATCAGAGTATTAAATTAACACCAACAGAATTTCAAATCCTTACCTATCTAGTGAAAAATTCTGGGAAAACGATCACACATGAAATGCTCATCAAAGCCATTTGGGGAGACCTAGCTCAAAACGAAATGAACTCACTTCGTGTTCACATCACCCAATTGCGTAAAAAAATAGAAGACACACCCAACCAACCTAAGTGGATCACAACGGTTCCTGGTATTGGTTATCTTTGGCTCAAGTGA